A DNA window from Bdellovibrio sp. BCCA contains the following coding sequences:
- a CDS encoding zinc-dependent metalloprotease: protein MTHKSQFAKALTALVALALFVTGCTKTRDASLPEDAQESNFSISEVDSLQKDSQMKVSTDERLSNLSLGESSKATAEKGVVAVTDVEVPNRLKYMFKGLEMTGQAGHSYPIALSVDKQFVTAYKVVNDASELSILEKQLAQVKDEVLLQKQLQKTKNNAEVKTLMAKLKETRAQKATALAKKGSNILVPLFKFKVTGYGVLQRTKNELKEETSTLRLKTTDWSEATHFTMSINPSDRIPVGLDPASRGDMDRTFVMDRINNKIMTAGVLKNEFQIPVNTKDDARVLTLLDVDALHVFEIGQLGKTELTDSQVQQLKLGSNKSNVRQCSDEIKKALPETEQANCILILRYDVPVKYVRPELPVVDYDGNQDAKISFKEVRAGENVGLVQIEQNVQPKKVENNNEMDPRTTIRVADIKGKEFFFKRTLEDAPVTTIFPPGMAGNLTIVKFELEESRLVVRKADKLVNYKSGSNDADIEELMSIPVKYLKHDTKDASGAEYSMARLVPASRVDAEFIELDWTKNTLTTAYSPYASINEPCFDSFADVKVSDVDMHLDKGILNFSFGYSTGLRLHCVAEYNVTNDYNGTANFQVTARLKERVSFKLNDGTTDKSFVAKIPFRAQNELGYGVWTIGQINPTETGLIGREGQEMNFPVVHDFRNGKTLVYTVTGLEPSVDLPADIRQLYRDTATDVVNAWDFAYHQAFKGTALERKGRYVEIQFSGDAGVEAKVGDLDKNIVHFENKFNGNHGVLGVSQVGFNPRSGIVVADSLIIYAGNLQQYVAGSQRNLKISQKWADMKKEFKKQALEELSKQQQAEAEAQKKAAEAAKPGASAEQKAEVAAQFTKQLVNMAQGKKADAKVFVNAKNMNLTSGEVKKAVAQMKSLGAGKFNYSAPQMESAWIDRVLRKFAENRQMDSVELEGLVAKEMLASRAAKLSPAQKAELEASARKGAVRTQLNAHFKNSPGCLLTERDGLARNFTARTFKEALRQTLFFDMGHEMGHSQGLTHNFIGSFDKANFSNEDGSETKRNYSSIMDYFEPSQFNWDGIGTYDIHALRASHLGLLEVTPEFKAKLEKQGAAKILVNDKFITVQAIQANFAKNGWNNFNKYQINGLLKPYKYCTDIHVGYEPTCQRFDYGTSAQEIVENLALDYEENYVQNYHSWDRNNFGVGMAGRVIGGTIGTMFQMRQYLDELFYKLVLRNGTQEEIGDYVQASLKAYIFYNQVIKTPDAHSLFESADRFVAVPYQYKERNEQGEETGKVITDVEIVEKRAVQDLAIREDRIDTVGVEYDKIMAMNFLTMKGYPDYKYYSQSIQFSFLDFEKYILGMGAEESFFVNTLTGMMLDQLQPTFTNEHATLSPVRGEKATVTSAMRAYAGIYGILNLEASTLRDKDNFANFFKVGSSVGKAPSDRVVLSQLGVSDKSKTRLSYWALDNAIASNLILQVAAEKNFFIQKESDIAPLMEKVVIAQFQDMLSQGKKAEDVAKAKADLIAKLNELNKKGEIVSEEMLKANPQMTIEGQVEGMVGFNKQVIGVAVALLTQQQGADQIAQQVAEQAGQLAEALPLFALDQKAIKSGLDKIGKAMSQTKGMEGLAQLGDAASQLVDGTQIEISYGIIMKNVEFLNMLTLMTNPEYNR from the coding sequence ATGACTCACAAGTCGCAATTCGCAAAGGCTCTTACAGCGTTAGTTGCCTTAGCCCTCTTTGTTACGGGTTGTACAAAGACGCGAGATGCCTCACTGCCGGAAGATGCGCAAGAATCGAACTTTTCAATTTCAGAAGTAGATTCTTTGCAAAAAGACAGTCAGATGAAAGTTTCAACTGACGAACGTCTTTCAAACTTAAGCTTGGGTGAGTCTTCAAAAGCCACAGCCGAAAAAGGTGTTGTCGCGGTAACGGACGTCGAAGTTCCGAACCGTTTGAAATACATGTTCAAAGGCTTAGAAATGACAGGACAAGCGGGTCACTCCTACCCGATTGCTCTCTCTGTTGATAAGCAATTCGTGACTGCTTATAAAGTAGTAAACGACGCTTCTGAATTGTCGATCCTTGAGAAACAACTCGCTCAAGTGAAAGACGAAGTTCTTTTGCAAAAACAACTTCAAAAAACTAAGAACAATGCTGAAGTTAAAACTTTGATGGCGAAGCTTAAAGAGACTCGCGCTCAAAAAGCAACGGCTTTGGCTAAAAAAGGTTCTAATATCTTAGTTCCACTTTTCAAATTCAAAGTCACTGGTTACGGTGTTTTGCAAAGAACAAAGAACGAACTTAAAGAAGAAACTTCTACATTGCGTTTGAAGACAACAGACTGGAGCGAGGCGACTCACTTCACAATGTCGATCAATCCTTCGGACCGTATCCCTGTAGGTCTTGACCCTGCGTCTCGTGGTGATATGGACCGCACTTTCGTTATGGATCGTATCAATAATAAGATCATGACGGCAGGTGTACTTAAGAATGAGTTCCAAATCCCTGTGAACACGAAAGATGATGCTCGCGTATTGACTCTTCTTGATGTTGACGCTCTTCATGTATTCGAAATCGGTCAGTTGGGTAAAACTGAGCTGACGGATTCTCAAGTTCAACAATTGAAATTGGGTTCTAATAAATCCAACGTTCGCCAATGCTCTGACGAAATCAAAAAAGCTCTTCCAGAGACAGAACAAGCGAATTGCATCCTTATCCTTCGTTACGACGTACCTGTAAAATACGTTCGTCCTGAATTGCCAGTAGTTGACTACGACGGCAACCAAGATGCGAAAATCTCTTTCAAAGAAGTTCGCGCCGGTGAAAACGTAGGTTTGGTACAAATTGAACAAAACGTTCAACCTAAGAAAGTTGAAAATAATAACGAAATGGATCCACGCACAACAATCCGCGTGGCTGACATCAAAGGCAAAGAATTCTTCTTCAAACGTACTCTTGAAGATGCTCCTGTAACGACAATTTTCCCTCCAGGTATGGCGGGTAACTTGACGATCGTTAAATTCGAATTGGAAGAATCTCGCCTTGTTGTTCGTAAAGCTGACAAGCTTGTTAACTACAAATCAGGTTCTAACGATGCAGACATTGAAGAGTTGATGTCGATCCCAGTGAAATACTTGAAGCACGACACAAAAGACGCTTCCGGTGCTGAATACTCTATGGCTCGCTTGGTTCCTGCTTCTCGCGTCGATGCGGAATTCATCGAACTTGACTGGACAAAAAACACTTTGACGACAGCTTACTCACCGTACGCTTCGATCAATGAGCCTTGCTTTGATTCTTTCGCTGACGTGAAAGTTTCTGATGTCGATATGCACCTTGATAAAGGTATCTTGAACTTCAGCTTCGGATACTCTACAGGTCTTCGTTTGCACTGTGTTGCTGAGTACAATGTAACTAACGATTATAACGGAACTGCGAACTTCCAGGTAACGGCTCGCTTGAAAGAACGCGTTTCTTTCAAATTGAATGACGGTACAACGGATAAGTCTTTCGTAGCGAAAATTCCGTTCCGCGCTCAAAACGAATTGGGTTACGGTGTATGGACTATCGGTCAAATCAACCCAACAGAGACAGGCTTGATTGGTCGCGAAGGCCAAGAAATGAACTTCCCTGTTGTTCACGATTTCCGTAACGGTAAAACACTTGTTTATACAGTAACTGGTCTTGAGCCTTCTGTAGACTTGCCAGCGGACATCCGCCAACTTTACAGAGACACGGCTACGGACGTTGTTAACGCATGGGATTTCGCTTACCACCAAGCTTTCAAGGGCACAGCTCTTGAGCGCAAAGGTCGTTACGTTGAGATCCAATTCTCTGGCGATGCTGGAGTAGAAGCTAAAGTCGGTGACCTTGATAAAAACATCGTTCACTTTGAAAACAAATTCAACGGCAACCACGGCGTTCTTGGGGTTTCTCAAGTTGGTTTCAATCCACGCTCGGGTATCGTTGTAGCGGATTCTTTGATCATCTACGCTGGTAACTTGCAACAGTACGTAGCAGGTTCTCAACGCAACCTTAAGATCAGCCAAAAATGGGCTGATATGAAAAAAGAATTTAAGAAACAAGCTTTGGAAGAGTTGTCTAAACAACAACAAGCTGAAGCTGAGGCTCAAAAGAAAGCGGCAGAAGCTGCAAAACCAGGTGCTTCTGCTGAACAAAAAGCTGAAGTGGCTGCGCAATTCACAAAACAACTTGTGAATATGGCTCAAGGTAAAAAAGCGGATGCGAAAGTCTTCGTAAACGCGAAGAACATGAACTTGACTTCAGGCGAAGTGAAGAAAGCTGTCGCACAAATGAAATCTTTGGGTGCTGGTAAATTCAACTACTCGGCTCCACAAATGGAAAGCGCATGGATTGACCGTGTTCTTCGTAAATTTGCGGAAAACCGCCAAATGGATTCTGTTGAATTGGAAGGCCTTGTAGCAAAAGAAATGTTAGCATCTAGAGCTGCGAAACTTTCGCCTGCTCAAAAAGCAGAGCTTGAGGCTTCTGCTCGCAAAGGTGCAGTACGCACTCAATTGAATGCTCACTTTAAAAACTCTCCAGGTTGTTTGTTGACTGAGCGTGATGGCTTGGCTCGTAACTTCACGGCGAGAACATTTAAAGAAGCTCTTCGTCAGACGTTGTTCTTCGATATGGGCCATGAAATGGGTCACTCTCAAGGTTTAACTCATAACTTCATCGGTTCATTCGATAAAGCAAACTTCTCGAACGAAGACGGTTCTGAAACAAAACGTAACTACTCTTCTATCATGGACTACTTTGAGCCAAGCCAATTCAACTGGGATGGTATCGGTACTTACGATATCCACGCGTTGAGAGCTTCTCACTTGGGTCTTTTGGAAGTGACTCCGGAGTTTAAGGCAAAACTTGAAAAACAAGGTGCTGCGAAAATTCTGGTTAACGATAAGTTCATTACGGTTCAAGCTATCCAAGCAAACTTTGCGAAGAATGGTTGGAATAACTTTAACAAGTACCAAATCAATGGTCTTTTGAAGCCATACAAGTACTGCACAGACATCCATGTTGGTTACGAACCTACGTGCCAACGCTTTGACTACGGTACTTCAGCTCAAGAAATCGTTGAGAACTTGGCTTTGGATTACGAAGAAAACTACGTGCAAAACTACCACAGCTGGGACCGCAACAACTTTGGCGTGGGCATGGCGGGTCGTGTGATCGGTGGTACAATCGGAACAATGTTCCAAATGCGTCAATACTTGGATGAATTGTTCTACAAACTTGTTTTGAGAAACGGTACACAAGAAGAAATCGGCGACTACGTTCAAGCATCATTGAAAGCGTACATCTTCTACAACCAAGTTATCAAAACTCCAGATGCTCACTCTTTGTTTGAAAGTGCTGACCGTTTCGTAGCAGTACCTTACCAATACAAAGAAAGAAACGAGCAAGGTGAAGAGACTGGCAAAGTAATCACAGACGTTGAAATCGTTGAAAAACGTGCGGTTCAAGATCTTGCGATCCGTGAAGACCGTATCGACACTGTGGGTGTAGAGTACGATAAAATCATGGCGATGAACTTCTTAACTATGAAGGGCTACCCTGATTACAAATACTACTCTCAAAGCATCCAGTTCTCGTTCTTGGATTTCGAGAAGTACATCCTTGGCATGGGCGCAGAGGAAAGCTTCTTCGTGAACACTCTAACTGGAATGATGTTGGATCAATTGCAACCAACGTTTACGAATGAACACGCAACGTTGTCTCCAGTTCGCGGTGAAAAAGCGACTGTGACTTCAGCGATGAGAGCTTACGCAGGTATCTATGGTATCTTGAATCTTGAAGCTTCAACTTTGAGAGACAAAGACAACTTCGCTAACTTCTTCAAAGTAGGAAGCAGCGTAGGTAAAGCTCCAAGTGACCGTGTTGTTCTTAGCCAGTTGGGTGTTTCTGACAAGTCTAAGACACGCTTGAGCTACTGGGCTTTGGATAATGCGATTGCATCGAACTTGATCTTGCAAGTGGCTGCTGAGAAAAACTTCTTCATCCAAAAAGAAAGCGACATCGCTCCTTTGATGGAAAAAGTTGTGATCGCTCAGTTCCAGGATATGTTGAGCCAAGGTAAGAAAGCGGAAGACGTGGCAAAAGCAAAAGCTGATTTGATTGCGAAATTGAATGAGCTTAACAAAAAAGGTGAAATCGTTTCTGAAGAAATGTTGAAAGCAAATCCACAAATGACTATCGAAGGACAAGTCGAAGGCATGGTTGGTTTCAACAAACAAGTGATCGGTGTGGCAGTGGCGTTGTTGACTCAACAACAAGGTGCTGATCAGATCGCGCAACAAGTGGCTGAACAAGCGGGCCAATTGGCTGAAGCTCTTCCATTGTTTGCTCTTGACCAAAAGGCGATCAAGTCAGGTCTTGATAAGATCGGTAAAGCCATGAGCCAAACTAAGGGCATGGAAGGTCTTGCACAACTTGGCGATGCTGCTAGTCAGTTGGTTGACGGAACTCAGATCGAGATCTCTTACGGTATCATCATGAAGAACGTTGAGTTCTTGAACATGCTCACTCTCATGACGAACCCAGAGTACAACAGATAA
- a CDS encoding J domain-containing protein produces the protein MKWLILLVTLLSLKAFAQTAGEVRRIMNPQSSLYEVLNVSPNATDDEIRAAYRRLMKSYHPDRYLNEPQKLKVATEVMKKINITRDTLMDPIARRRYDATIKTAPKATSTRASTTSTTSTAKKWSPPDFGTSEKPTTQEPPKTAEKPKEAPKEPREAPRETTSAAKEPKVDPAPQKPQVSEPPPRTEAKAPVQKEPMDYRAKQAAKFYEETARCGDGAFFKRFVDVML, from the coding sequence ATGAAGTGGTTGATTCTTCTTGTCACATTGCTAAGTTTAAAAGCTTTTGCGCAAACGGCAGGCGAAGTTCGTCGTATTATGAATCCGCAAAGCAGTTTGTATGAAGTTTTAAACGTCAGCCCAAATGCGACGGATGATGAAATTCGCGCGGCTTACCGTCGTCTGATGAAGTCCTATCATCCGGATCGTTACTTAAATGAACCACAGAAATTGAAAGTGGCCACTGAAGTGATGAAGAAGATCAATATCACTCGTGACACGCTGATGGACCCGATAGCACGACGAAGATATGATGCCACCATAAAGACCGCACCAAAAGCAACGTCAACCAGAGCATCAACCACATCGACGACAAGCACTGCTAAAAAGTGGTCACCTCCGGATTTTGGAACAAGTGAAAAACCAACGACGCAGGAACCTCCAAAAACAGCTGAGAAGCCCAAGGAAGCACCGAAAGAACCTCGCGAAGCTCCTCGTGAAACGACCAGCGCTGCGAAGGAACCCAAAGTAGATCCTGCGCCACAGAAACCTCAAGTCTCCGAACCTCCGCCAAGAACTGAGGCCAAGGCCCCTGTACAAAAGGAGCCTATGGACTATCGCGCAAAACAAGCAGCGAAGTTTTATGAAGAGACCGCACGTTGTGGCGACGGTGCTTTCTTCAAACGTTTTGTAGATGTCATGTTGTAA
- a CDS encoding PilZ domain-containing protein, translating into MKTKPWSLIVLALLHVLAPLGNLLLNAVRAGRTFPAQLHYWFEVLPKPLLFVYVGVPILAGVFIYICKRWSYWAYLVCLAIIFASNLYSYWTSMNWSTLIALIVVLLVDLLIVAYFVVPSVQKIYFDPRMRWWEAAPRYNFNHEAVVNGSKAFIKNLSQGGMFMTSGPSLQANDSLEISWNYEGQETKVLGKVLYKSPDGLSCGVRFQHTPESQRAVKDVIDSLHAKKLIVVERLPGPEDSFGVWLKKLFTKGEGLFPKTRI; encoded by the coding sequence ATGAAAACAAAACCATGGTCCCTGATCGTTCTTGCTTTGCTTCATGTGTTGGCTCCTTTAGGTAATCTTCTTTTGAATGCAGTTCGAGCGGGGAGGACGTTTCCGGCACAATTGCACTACTGGTTTGAAGTTTTGCCGAAGCCTTTGTTGTTCGTTTATGTTGGCGTTCCAATCCTTGCTGGAGTTTTTATCTACATTTGCAAACGTTGGAGCTACTGGGCGTATCTAGTGTGTCTTGCTATCATCTTTGCTTCGAATTTGTATAGCTACTGGACAAGCATGAACTGGAGCACACTGATTGCCTTGATCGTGGTTCTGCTCGTGGATCTTTTGATTGTCGCTTACTTCGTGGTGCCTTCCGTTCAGAAAATTTATTTCGATCCGCGTATGCGTTGGTGGGAAGCGGCACCACGTTACAACTTCAATCACGAAGCCGTGGTGAACGGTTCTAAGGCTTTCATCAAAAATCTTTCTCAAGGTGGAATGTTTATGACCTCGGGTCCTTCCTTGCAAGCCAATGACTCGTTGGAAATTTCTTGGAATTACGAGGGACAGGAAACAAAAGTTCTGGGTAAAGTGCTGTACAAATCTCCAGATGGTTTAAGCTGTGGAGTTCGTTTTCAACATACCCCGGAATCCCAAAGAGCCGTGAAAGACGTTATCGACAGTCTTCACGCGAAAAAACTCATTGTGGTGGAACGTTTGCCGGGACCTGAAGACAGTTTCGGAGTTTGGCTGAAAAAGCTTTTCACCAAAGGCGAAGGCCTTTTCCCAAAAACAAGAATTTAG
- a CDS encoding DUF5602 domain-containing protein codes for MKEFVIFCCLLFAGLNAQAFKIYGDAVKIGDGAGRTFVDIDGNGKLISLGVALSNKALQGLPPHMPMSNFTLSLPSLVNVPPYNHIVVNWNPHGHEPDPIYGIPHFDVHFYFISREIQEAITCAGADHAVCMAALDPKEIPPFYAPTPDGVPTMGWHWIDPRSPEFHGKTFTATYIYGAYNGNISFVEPMVTRDFLLSKKPFQKNVPVPEVVANKGYYPQTYSIEHDASKKAYFITLKNFVKKN; via the coding sequence ATGAAAGAGTTCGTTATATTTTGCTGTCTTTTATTTGCAGGCCTCAATGCCCAGGCTTTTAAAATCTATGGGGATGCCGTCAAAATTGGAGATGGTGCGGGAAGAACGTTTGTTGATATTGATGGAAATGGAAAACTGATTTCACTGGGAGTGGCCCTCTCGAATAAAGCTCTTCAGGGGCTTCCGCCACACATGCCGATGTCGAACTTTACTTTGAGTTTACCTTCTCTTGTAAATGTTCCTCCTTATAACCACATTGTGGTGAATTGGAATCCTCACGGACATGAACCTGATCCTATATACGGGATCCCGCACTTTGACGTGCATTTTTATTTTATTTCGCGAGAGATTCAAGAGGCGATCACTTGTGCCGGAGCTGATCACGCGGTTTGTATGGCAGCTTTAGATCCAAAAGAAATTCCACCTTTTTATGCTCCGACTCCTGACGGAGTTCCAACGATGGGATGGCACTGGATAGATCCTCGTTCGCCTGAATTTCACGGAAAGACTTTTACAGCGACCTATATCTATGGCGCTTATAATGGCAACATCAGTTTTGTGGAGCCCATGGTTACAAGAGACTTTTTGTTAAGCAAAAAGCCCTTCCAGAAAAATGTTCCAGTTCCCGAGGTCGTCGCGAACAAAGGATATTATCCTCAGACATATTCCATCGAGCATGATGCAAGCAAAAAAGCTTACTTTATCACTTTGAAAAATTTCGTGAAAAAAAATTAA
- a CDS encoding tolA protein yields the protein MIVRSSLMILFIIFCSLPLQAASADLELLYTKQIAWTAANLEDPKVVNSFQRSFQDLLADKEKIKQLQTPEGKKLLQQGKNLLSVVALKERLSKCLLSHAAAQGVSQALAKALNTQVLNTGVCAESMEAEKKLQSFNKELETSMQEEAKKKILVNAFKQLHSTQNYWKEIAKKDSLDLAVELTDRERELATKPPQSGADLLLYTKALRDRKNKDVIVQSDVKNAFSEVQTELKNHETYLQEVSNKKADEALQNLLVTNPAATAQFLMENPGALDMVCKILQDYDKKAQNRETLDKAIFWGGLVIGGVLLATGIGAGVGAAVLSGTAAAGTLTTVAAGAALAGTIAGGGEAIYSSAKAHESFIEAQNLRASAFAEGSSKEAFSKADEAKKQAYSELADAGFSAASIIPFGAGLKVMKNAAQASRLGSYAKVAKEGAKVEAESVRSLATSLKEISSDKSVLKVLENSQKNVDSEEMGMFLGYLSHLPQNERKEVLELIKKKPEKVPDAIRESSKSGVCK from the coding sequence ATGATCGTTCGTTCGTCTTTGATGATTTTATTTATAATTTTCTGTTCTTTGCCTCTGCAGGCAGCATCTGCGGATCTTGAACTTTTATACACAAAACAAATCGCTTGGACTGCAGCGAATTTGGAAGATCCCAAGGTGGTAAACTCTTTCCAAAGATCTTTTCAAGACCTTCTTGCAGATAAAGAGAAAATCAAACAGTTGCAAACCCCTGAAGGAAAAAAGCTTCTTCAGCAAGGAAAAAATCTTTTAAGTGTCGTGGCTCTGAAAGAGAGGCTCAGCAAGTGCCTTCTTTCCCATGCCGCCGCTCAAGGAGTTTCTCAAGCTTTAGCGAAGGCTCTGAATACACAAGTTTTAAACACGGGTGTTTGTGCTGAATCAATGGAAGCAGAAAAGAAACTGCAAAGTTTTAACAAAGAACTTGAAACCTCAATGCAAGAAGAAGCCAAAAAGAAAATTCTTGTCAATGCCTTTAAGCAGCTTCATTCAACCCAAAATTATTGGAAAGAAATTGCAAAAAAAGATTCCCTGGATCTTGCTGTTGAGTTGACAGACCGAGAGCGTGAACTTGCGACAAAACCTCCGCAGTCGGGAGCGGACCTGCTGCTTTATACAAAAGCTCTTCGCGATAGAAAAAACAAAGACGTTATTGTTCAGTCCGATGTCAAAAACGCTTTTAGCGAAGTGCAAACAGAACTAAAAAATCACGAAACTTATTTGCAGGAAGTTTCAAACAAGAAAGCCGACGAAGCTTTGCAAAATCTTTTGGTCACCAATCCTGCGGCGACGGCGCAGTTTCTGATGGAAAATCCAGGTGCGCTCGATATGGTCTGCAAAATTTTGCAGGATTACGACAAAAAAGCTCAGAATAGAGAAACCTTAGATAAAGCGATCTTCTGGGGAGGACTTGTTATCGGAGGAGTTCTTCTGGCAACAGGAATTGGTGCCGGAGTCGGTGCCGCCGTTCTTTCGGGAACAGCCGCAGCGGGAACTTTGACGACAGTCGCTGCTGGCGCTGCTCTAGCTGGTACCATTGCTGGCGGTGGAGAGGCTATTTACTCTTCAGCGAAAGCGCATGAATCGTTCATAGAGGCACAAAACTTAAGAGCGTCGGCTTTTGCGGAGGGATCGTCAAAAGAAGCTTTCTCGAAAGCAGATGAAGCAAAGAAGCAAGCTTATTCAGAGCTTGCGGATGCAGGCTTTTCAGCAGCCTCCATCATTCCTTTTGGTGCGGGTCTTAAAGTTATGAAAAATGCGGCACAGGCATCACGTCTTGGCTCTTACGCCAAGGTCGCCAAAGAAGGTGCAAAGGTCGAAGCTGAAAGTGTCAGATCTTTGGCGACCTCTTTAAAGGAAATTTCGTCAGACAAGAGCGTTCTTAAAGTTTTAGAGAACAGTCAAAAAAATGTCGACTCGGAAGAAATGGGAATGTTTTTAGGATATCTTTCGCACCTTCCACAAAACGAGCGCAAAGAAGTTTTAGAACTTATCAAAAAGAAACCTGAAAAAGTTCCGGATGCCATTCGTGAATCTTCGAAATCGGGAGTGTGCAAATGA